In a single window of the Flavobacterium sp. W4I14 genome:
- a CDS encoding fermentation-respiration switch protein FrsA (DUF1100 family) (product_source=COG1073; cath_funfam=3.40.50.1820; cleavage_site_network=SignalP-noTM; cog=COG1073; ko=KO:K06889; pfam=PF02129; superfamily=53474): MRKALAIAVLFLVTGQLFAQKVKSNSEKMNTSKEHYTFELSDKVTRQKVSFKNRYGITLSGDLYLPKNTGAEKLSALAIGGPFGAVKQQSSGLYANQMAERGFAVVAFDPSYTGESGGEPRNVASPEINTEDFSAAVDFLGLQKNVDRSKIGIIGICGFGGFALNATAIDKRVKAVATTSLYDMTRVMSKGYNDVVTLEQRTKTLEDLSQQRWKDAEAGKPADGPRNLPETLKGDEPQFVKEYFDYYRTPRGFQVNSVNSNGAWLITNPISFMNMPILSYVKEISPRPMLMIAGENAHARYFSEDIFKIANEPKELIIIPNAVHVDLYDKVDVIPFDKLDSFFKINLK; this comes from the coding sequence ATGAGAAAAGCATTAGCAATCGCTGTACTGTTTCTGGTAACAGGACAATTATTTGCACAAAAAGTAAAATCAAATTCAGAAAAAATGAATACGTCAAAAGAACATTATACATTCGAACTCAGCGATAAAGTAACCCGTCAAAAAGTTAGCTTCAAAAATCGATATGGCATTACATTAAGCGGAGATTTATACCTTCCAAAAAATACAGGAGCCGAAAAATTATCGGCATTGGCAATCGGCGGACCTTTTGGAGCAGTAAAACAACAATCATCAGGATTGTATGCCAATCAAATGGCAGAACGTGGTTTTGCTGTTGTAGCATTTGATCCATCTTACACCGGTGAAAGTGGTGGTGAACCAAGAAATGTAGCTTCACCGGAAATCAACACCGAAGATTTCAGTGCTGCAGTTGACTTTCTGGGGTTACAGAAAAACGTAGACAGAAGCAAAATCGGTATCATCGGGATCTGTGGATTTGGAGGCTTTGCGTTGAACGCAACTGCGATTGACAAACGTGTGAAAGCTGTTGCCACTACAAGTTTGTACGATATGACCAGGGTAATGTCGAAAGGATACAACGATGTTGTGACACTTGAACAAAGAACCAAAACACTGGAAGATTTAAGCCAGCAACGTTGGAAGGATGCCGAAGCCGGAAAACCTGCAGATGGTCCCAGAAATTTACCGGAAACATTGAAAGGCGATGAACCACAATTTGTAAAAGAATATTTCGATTACTACAGAACGCCACGTGGTTTCCAGGTCAATTCAGTTAACTCAAACGGGGCCTGGCTGATTACCAATCCAATTTCATTTATGAATATGCCAATTTTAAGTTATGTGAAAGAAATTTCTCCACGACCAATGTTAATGATTGCAGGAGAAAATGCACATGCAAGATATTTCAGTGAAGATATTTTCAAAATTGCGAATGAACCGAAAGAACTGATTATTATTCCAAATGCAGTTCACGTAGATTTGTATGATAAAGTAGATGTAATCCCTTTTGACAAACTGGATAGTTTCTTTAAAATTAATTTAAAGTAA
- a CDS encoding hypothetical protein (product_source=Hypo-rule applied; cath_funfam=3.40.50.720; superfamily=51735), producing the protein MAKILVTGSADGPGKLAATQLIAMSHRWFCTQEMRKGQMTKLPKK; encoded by the coding sequence ATGGCTAAAATACTTGTTACAGGTTCTGCAGATGGGCCTGGAAAATTGGCAGCAACGCAATTAATAGCAATGAGCCACAGGTGGTTTTGCACACAAGAAATGCGCAAAGGGCAGATGACGAAACTGCCAAAGAAGTAA
- a CDS encoding ligand-binding sensor domain-containing protein (product_source=COG3292; cath_funfam=3.30.565.10; cog=COG3292; pfam=PF07494; superfamily=47757,55874,63829; transmembrane_helix_parts=Outside_1_774,TMhelix_775_797,Inside_798_1020): MHLVIPFFRFILIRRLYCICCFIFLHLSVFAQREPTLLFKHLTLEDGLSDPTIRALHTDKDGFLWIGTENGLNRFDGKTCINYKRKNNADPFPGNYITNIIEERNGDLIIGSQRNLVKYDRIKDNFKRYDFGKGVKLNENYYSFPFYIDKQQDLWVYLAGNVYKYSNKRNTTQYITTYSNGYLFSPVAFYNKLDWFVSRGVKGIYINKADDVKGQQHQDFFMNSTDENLNSHIEDVYFASDSLLWLASDKGLIKLNIKTKQHERFNSCKTSINLSVTAIAKYPSKPWLIVGTRRNGLLLFDLGTKKFFAEYNHQSDNSFSLSGNYIRKIYVDQKQNLFLGINGYGLDYTNLNKVIFSRYLDKDDVSPNFENDVSVILKPKNGQFWCGTKNAGLLIYGSDLTKPLKHEFLNHGIAQLIELNNGNILTGLYSGLFFIYDIQKQKFNPLKIKFSKKLNGKVQINQISKIGLDLFAATEYGVARLVIKPENELYFEIDQGINRAVSWPNIQRIIPTGNNQVIIQTYYTSIYLAQLTAGKFIFVKEITRSPYGINGSIIVDNSIYLATTAGLLKFNPATNTIEKLALTDLNCRSVLADQYKNLWIATSNGLYFYNTKSNNQTRYTISDGLQSMVFNPNAAVSLKNGLLAFGGINGINVIDPKKPKVYTSHSKPQITDILINDQIHQGIGNPITTNSLKLHHDENTITIAFSTMDFINPTHRKIVYQMIGYDNKKVSVLGSNSIRFPNMPPGNFKLVLTDVYSNKKTILTIVISAPFWQKNWFIALFIISLTIISLLTLFIYLRWVKHRQVLQLRQMINFQKTDRERIANYLHDELGLKLSSLKHYLLAGDINKMIDGGELRKLSTEYIDSSVSMLRTTLINLSPKTLDENGLITAMEDLIESINKLGIIKIHFDYSGFTVALKSTPEYAIYRICQELIYNTIKHAEAKNIHIVIINRHEKLILLYEDDGKGYDFQTAKRGYGLFNIEAHIHAIKAELDTNTAIGRGVAVTITLNLKRILKQKIND; this comes from the coding sequence ATGCACTTAGTTATTCCTTTTTTCAGATTTATTTTGATAAGAAGGTTATACTGTATCTGCTGTTTTATTTTCTTACATCTTTCTGTTTTCGCTCAAAGAGAACCTACCTTATTATTTAAGCACCTTACCTTAGAAGATGGTTTAAGCGACCCGACAATACGGGCTTTGCATACCGATAAAGACGGGTTTTTATGGATTGGCACCGAAAATGGGTTGAACCGCTTTGATGGTAAAACCTGTATCAATTATAAGAGGAAAAATAACGCTGATCCTTTTCCGGGAAACTACATCACCAACATTATTGAAGAAAGAAATGGCGATCTGATTATCGGGTCGCAGCGCAATCTGGTGAAATATGACCGGATAAAAGATAATTTCAAACGGTATGATTTCGGAAAAGGAGTTAAATTAAACGAAAATTACTACTCCTTCCCTTTTTATATAGATAAACAGCAAGATCTTTGGGTATATCTGGCTGGTAATGTTTATAAATACAGCAATAAACGCAATACTACTCAATATATAACAACCTATTCTAATGGATATCTTTTTAGTCCGGTTGCATTCTACAATAAGCTGGATTGGTTTGTTAGCAGAGGTGTAAAAGGCATTTATATCAACAAGGCCGATGATGTTAAAGGGCAGCAACATCAGGATTTTTTTATGAACAGTACTGATGAAAACCTCAACAGTCATATTGAAGATGTATATTTTGCATCAGACAGTTTGCTCTGGCTTGCCAGTGATAAGGGATTAATAAAACTAAATATAAAAACCAAACAGCATGAGCGTTTCAATAGCTGTAAAACGAGCATTAACCTTTCTGTAACGGCTATTGCAAAATACCCCAGCAAACCCTGGCTTATTGTGGGTACCAGAAGAAATGGCTTACTTTTGTTCGATTTAGGTACGAAAAAGTTTTTTGCTGAATATAACCACCAATCTGATAATTCGTTTAGCCTATCAGGCAATTATATCCGAAAAATTTACGTCGATCAAAAACAGAACCTGTTCTTGGGCATTAATGGTTATGGCCTCGATTATACCAATTTAAATAAGGTAATTTTTTCAAGGTATCTTGATAAGGATGATGTTTCTCCTAATTTTGAAAACGATGTAAGTGTAATTTTAAAGCCTAAAAACGGTCAATTTTGGTGTGGGACAAAGAATGCTGGCCTGCTTATCTATGGTTCAGATTTAACAAAACCACTTAAACATGAATTTTTAAACCATGGGATTGCCCAACTGATTGAATTAAATAACGGCAATATTTTAACTGGACTTTATAGTGGTCTTTTTTTTATTTACGATATCCAAAAGCAAAAATTCAATCCGTTAAAAATAAAGTTTTCGAAAAAGTTAAACGGAAAAGTTCAGATTAATCAGATTTCAAAAATAGGCCTGGATTTATTTGCAGCTACCGAATATGGTGTAGCGAGGCTGGTCATTAAACCAGAAAACGAGCTTTATTTTGAAATAGATCAGGGCATTAACCGTGCGGTATCATGGCCTAATATACAACGGATAATACCTACGGGAAATAATCAGGTCATCATCCAAACCTATTATACATCAATATATCTTGCGCAGTTAACAGCTGGAAAATTCATTTTCGTTAAAGAAATTACCAGATCGCCTTATGGTATAAATGGCAGCATTATAGTTGACAATAGCATTTACCTGGCTACAACCGCAGGGCTTTTAAAATTCAATCCAGCTACAAATACCATAGAAAAATTGGCATTGACAGATCTAAATTGCCGCAGTGTTTTAGCAGATCAATATAAAAACCTGTGGATAGCAACCAGCAATGGTTTGTATTTCTACAATACAAAAAGCAATAATCAAACCCGTTATACCATTAGTGATGGGCTGCAGAGCATGGTTTTTAATCCTAACGCAGCTGTATCACTTAAAAATGGGCTATTGGCCTTTGGGGGGATTAATGGAATTAATGTGATAGATCCGAAAAAACCGAAAGTTTATACCAGTCATTCCAAACCCCAGATTACCGACATTCTGATCAATGACCAGATCCATCAAGGCATCGGCAATCCGATTACAACCAATAGCTTAAAACTGCATCATGATGAAAACACCATCACAATTGCTTTTAGTACGATGGATTTCATTAACCCTACGCATAGAAAAATAGTTTATCAAATGATTGGCTATGACAACAAAAAGGTTAGTGTTTTAGGTAGCAACAGCATCCGTTTTCCAAATATGCCACCAGGAAACTTCAAACTTGTACTCACTGATGTTTACAGCAATAAAAAAACCATTTTAACCATAGTGATCAGCGCTCCTTTTTGGCAAAAGAATTGGTTTATAGCGCTGTTTATTATTAGCTTGACTATCATTTCACTGCTCACGCTATTTATTTATTTAAGATGGGTTAAACATCGTCAGGTGCTGCAATTACGTCAAATGATCAACTTCCAAAAAACAGACAGAGAACGAATAGCAAATTATCTTCATGATGAATTAGGATTAAAGTTATCTTCCTTAAAGCATTACCTTTTAGCGGGTGACATTAATAAAATGATCGATGGTGGCGAACTCCGTAAATTATCAACAGAATACATTGATTCCTCCGTAAGCATGCTCAGAACAACTTTGATTAATTTAAGTCCTAAAACCCTCGACGAAAATGGCTTGATTACTGCAATGGAAGATCTTATCGAAAGCATCAACAAATTAGGCATTATAAAAATCCATTTCGATTATTCGGGCTTTACCGTTGCACTTAAAAGTACGCCAGAGTATGCCATTTACAGAATCTGCCAGGAATTGATTTACAATACCATAAAACATGCTGAAGCAAAAAATATTCATATCGTAATTATCAACCGCCATGAAAAGCTGATTTTGCTTTACGAAGATGACGGTAAGGGATACGATTTTCAAACCGCAAAAAGAGGCTATGGTTTATTTAATATTGAAGCACACATCCACGCTATAAAGGCAGAATTGGATACCAATACTGCAATTGGAAGAGGCGTTGCCGTTACCATTACACTTAACCTAAAAAGAATTTTAAAACAAAAAATTAATGATTAA
- a CDS encoding DNA-binding NarL/FixJ family response regulator (product_source=COG2197; cath_funfam=1.10.10.10,3.40.50.2300; cog=COG2197; pfam=PF00072,PF00196; smart=SM00421,SM00448; superfamily=46894,52172), which yields MIKLLIADDHNVLINGLKLILAVRKDFKVIAVANNGAEVIDLVKNERPDVILLDINMPVLNGYQTLKIIESDYPEIKVIILSMLNDKRNVLNMLEAGAKGFLFKDTDDKNLFKAIDDVYQGGYYVSDGLEDILEEFLCDNKYPGKKNKHILSSRELEIVSLIVEGNTNAEIAGLLFLSTRTVDTHRKNIFYKLNLNNTALLVKYALENKAFLGLQ from the coding sequence ATGATTAAGCTACTAATCGCAGATGATCATAACGTGTTAATCAACGGGCTAAAACTTATTTTGGCCGTAAGAAAAGATTTTAAAGTAATTGCGGTAGCCAATAACGGCGCTGAAGTGATCGATCTTGTTAAAAATGAAAGGCCGGATGTGATATTGTTAGATATAAATATGCCGGTTTTAAACGGTTATCAAACCCTTAAAATTATCGAATCAGATTATCCAGAAATCAAGGTGATCATACTGTCAATGCTTAATGATAAAAGAAATGTGCTAAATATGCTCGAAGCTGGTGCCAAAGGTTTCCTGTTTAAAGATACAGATGATAAAAACCTATTTAAGGCAATTGATGATGTTTATCAGGGAGGTTATTATGTATCAGACGGGCTGGAAGATATCCTCGAAGAATTTTTATGCGATAATAAATATCCGGGCAAAAAGAATAAACACATCCTCTCCTCCCGCGAGCTTGAAATTGTTAGCCTCATTGTTGAGGGCAATACCAATGCCGAAATTGCTGGTCTGCTTTTCTTAAGCACCAGAACAGTTGACACGCACCGTAAAAATATTTTTTATAAACTCAATTTAAACAATACTGCATTGCTGGTTAAATATGCTTTGGAAAATAAGGCATTTCTAGGCTTACAATAA
- a CDS encoding hypothetical protein (product_source=Hypo-rule applied; cath_funfam=3.30.470.20; cleavage_site_network=SignalP-noTM; pfam=PF18962; superfamily=49835; tigrfam=TIGR04183) yields the protein MKKIFLCSLIFSLCLFKSYGQAALTRSVVASTGGSAQVGNTLVQFTIGEVATLTLQNAGIMLTQGFQQPETTVSNFVPNAVGNMRVYPNPAIGKTKIDFDLLTDGKVIINLVNNAGQIVHSSSVKSLAGKIEYIMPLNGLASGSYHVVLYVNYRTFSEKLIIQ from the coding sequence ATGAAAAAGATATTTTTATGCTCTTTAATTTTTTCCCTGTGCTTATTTAAATCTTATGGCCAGGCGGCACTTACCCGCAGTGTAGTGGCCAGTACAGGTGGCAGTGCTCAGGTGGGCAATACATTGGTTCAGTTTACCATTGGCGAAGTAGCTACCCTTACACTCCAAAATGCTGGTATTATGCTTACCCAGGGTTTCCAACAGCCAGAAACTACCGTTTCTAACTTTGTTCCCAATGCAGTTGGTAATATGCGGGTTTATCCCAATCCGGCTATTGGAAAAACAAAAATAGATTTCGATTTATTAACCGACGGCAAGGTGATCATCAATTTGGTTAACAACGCCGGTCAAATTGTACACTCCAGCTCAGTAAAAAGTTTGGCTGGAAAAATCGAATATATAATGCCATTAAACGGACTTGCTTCAGGAAGCTACCATGTTGTACTTTATGTCAACTACCGTACATTCTCTGAAAAACTTATCATCCAATAA
- a CDS encoding opacity protein-like surface antigen (product_source=COG3637; cleavage_site_network=SignalP-noTM; cog=COG3637; pfam=PF19572; superfamily=56935): MKTLIKTASAVLILLCLVNYAKAQLQNQYSTVTTGAAFLLISPDARNSGVGEAGTGLTSDANSNFINGAKLSFANKTGVSVSYVPWMMEIDKNLHLGNLNAYHQLNNKEVIGVSLRYFDQGNINFRDENGGLLQQYNANEFAIDGTYSRKFGDNLAIALTGRFIRSDLGNGTFNGLQVNPVNAYAADISVYSEKTLNNSRYAWGVSLTNIGTKLKYSSGATVESFLPMNLRIGGGYTLLKNKSNSLTFLVDVNKLMVPSPPRYKVDANGITTNEIEKGKDPTRSVPSALFTSLFDAPGGFREEISEFTIAGGMEFAYMNQFFLRTGYFYEDPDKGNRQHVSVGLGLKVKTFQFDMSYVAPTARRYVLRNGIKFTLSYAID, from the coding sequence ATGAAAACGCTTATCAAAACTGCATCTGCTGTACTGATTTTGCTATGCTTGGTCAATTATGCAAAGGCTCAGCTTCAAAATCAATACAGTACGGTAACAACCGGTGCTGCATTTTTATTAATTAGTCCTGATGCACGGAACTCAGGTGTTGGCGAGGCGGGAACCGGATTAACCAGCGATGCGAATTCTAATTTTATTAATGGTGCAAAACTTTCTTTCGCAAATAAAACAGGTGTAAGTGTTTCTTATGTGCCCTGGATGATGGAGATTGACAAAAACCTCCATCTGGGCAATTTAAATGCCTACCATCAGTTAAATAACAAAGAAGTAATCGGCGTTTCATTAAGATATTTTGATCAGGGAAACATTAACTTCCGTGATGAAAACGGTGGACTTCTGCAGCAATACAATGCCAATGAGTTTGCTATCGATGGCACGTACTCCAGAAAATTCGGAGATAATCTTGCCATTGCATTAACCGGTCGTTTTATCAGGAGTGACCTGGGCAATGGAACATTTAATGGTTTGCAGGTAAACCCTGTTAATGCCTATGCAGCTGATATTAGTGTATACTCAGAAAAAACATTAAATAATTCGCGTTATGCCTGGGGCGTGAGCCTAACCAACATTGGTACTAAATTAAAATACTCTTCAGGTGCTACAGTTGAATCATTTCTACCGATGAATTTACGCATTGGAGGCGGGTACACACTGTTAAAAAACAAATCAAACAGCCTTACCTTTCTTGTAGATGTAAATAAATTAATGGTTCCCTCTCCACCAAGATATAAAGTGGATGCAAATGGAATAACAACAAATGAAATTGAAAAGGGAAAGGATCCGACCAGAAGCGTTCCTAGTGCGCTGTTTACTTCTCTTTTTGATGCTCCAGGCGGTTTTAGAGAAGAGATATCAGAATTTACCATTGCCGGTGGGATGGAGTTTGCCTACATGAACCAGTTTTTTCTCCGTACCGGATATTTTTACGAAGATCCCGACAAGGGCAACAGACAACATGTTTCGGTTGGCCTTGGTTTAAAAGTAAAAACTTTTCAGTTCGACATGAGTTATGTAGCACCCACAGCAAGGCGTTATGTGCTTAGAAATGGAATCAAATTTACTTTAAGTTATGCTATTGATTAA
- a CDS encoding hypothetical protein (product_source=Hypo-rule applied; cleavage_site_network=SignalP-noTM) produces MKKLFFLLILTVVGIANAKAQKSTINTLFPNKSTEIEKLSAKEEAPKKDISTPTKQRLFQNYSQSGAKSALPAASRKGAENVKTASESENKPDKSEPKTEVKLPPMQQESTTKQ; encoded by the coding sequence ATGAAAAAGTTATTCTTCTTGTTAATACTGACGGTAGTTGGTATTGCAAATGCAAAAGCGCAGAAATCAACCATCAATACTTTATTTCCTAATAAATCAACGGAGATTGAAAAATTAAGCGCTAAAGAAGAGGCGCCAAAAAAGGATATTTCTACGCCTACCAAGCAAAGGTTATTTCAGAATTATAGCCAAAGTGGTGCAAAAAGCGCGCTCCCCGCAGCAAGCAGAAAAGGAGCAGAAAATGTAAAAACAGCTTCTGAATCTGAAAATAAACCAGATAAAAGCGAGCCCAAAACAGAGGTTAAACTACCACCGATGCAACAGGAAAGTACAACCAAACAGTAA
- a CDS encoding hypothetical protein (product_source=Hypo-rule applied; cleavage_site_network=SignalP-TM; pfam=PF01391) gives MKKFTLIIAVILIFFGKVSAQSGLTGINYQAVARNNDGTVLAKQNVKVRISILGTSASGPVQYQESHDLTTNTLGLFTLQIGKGSPSTGTLAGVPWQNANQYLRVELAIGGGAFTDLGATQLMSVPFALYAATGNPGPAGATGPAGPTGAPGPIGPQGLVGPAGATGPIGLTGATGPIGPQGLVGPAGATGPIGLTGPTGAIGPIGPQGLVGPAGATGPIGLTGPAGPQGLVGATGPIGQAGATGPIGLTGPAGPQGLVGPAGATGPIGLTGPTGATGPIGLTGPAGPQGLVGPAGATGAVGPIGPAGAPGSQGPVGATGPAGPIGPIGPAGPAGELTGVAGGDLSGNYPNPLVKGIQNIAVAATAPVNGQVLKYNGTNWAPGSDAGGSLTLPFAATENSATTLFSITNNGDGTSVEGINNTTSSSIAAVRGIVSSTAPGGFSSAVRGINNGTGGLGVGMWGSHNGSGWGVYGVTPSGIGVYGNSSGAGYGIYANSNTGIGLNATSTNGTAANIAISNNANANNALTVNTLGNGRVIDASTSGSGEGIRSTSGNGLAIHGITSSQSSAGIFGDNSGGGEAVVGRTTSNIAGAVVGRNDGGGFGVRGFISTSTANTGVGVQGEVGNNGSTGRAGRFVNTNATNIAANTLEVLSNGNGNIPDNTLGNAASFKLDNTNSVGAAVRGEVNTIFGNFGAAAIFGVSSGTGGRAGLFYASNPSGNGAALIALTDGNGNAVTANAGKNGNAVEANVDGTGDAVYGWVPTFGTGRAAHFENFNTTNTKDVLTVRTVANGIAGNFKVDLVTGISPAVKGEVNSQFANFGTAGVYGLSSGTGGYAGLFYASNPAGNGPALIALTEGNGNGITANAGKNGDGIEATADGTGNAVYGWTPNFGTGRAARFANFNAANGLPTVHISNIGTGTTILANHTGPSGDLFIGQSASLNVARINKAGRGFFNGGTVNSGADLAEAFDVSGEVKDFEPGDILIISVDKDRAVEKSNGAYSNLVAGVYATKPGVLLTEENIDSELLDKVPMGVIGVIPTKVCLEGGPIKRGDMLVTSSQSGVAMKADLNKVKVGQVLGKALQDFNQPTVSKIKVLVSIK, from the coding sequence ATGAAAAAGTTTACGCTCATTATTGCGGTTATCCTTATCTTTTTCGGAAAAGTATCTGCTCAAAGTGGCCTTACAGGGATCAACTATCAGGCGGTGGCCCGTAATAACGATGGTACTGTACTTGCCAAACAAAATGTAAAGGTTAGGATCTCGATACTTGGAACAAGCGCTAGTGGCCCCGTTCAATATCAGGAAAGTCACGACCTCACTACAAACACTTTAGGCCTTTTTACCCTACAAATCGGCAAAGGTTCGCCTTCTACAGGAACGCTGGCAGGCGTTCCATGGCAAAATGCAAACCAATATTTACGAGTCGAACTGGCCATTGGCGGTGGAGCTTTTACAGATTTAGGAGCAACACAATTAATGAGTGTGCCATTTGCACTATATGCAGCAACCGGTAACCCTGGTCCGGCAGGTGCAACAGGACCTGCCGGACCAACTGGCGCACCGGGACCAATCGGTCCTCAAGGGTTAGTAGGCCCTGCAGGTGCAACCGGACCAATAGGACTAACCGGAGCCACAGGCCCTATCGGTCCACAGGGATTAGTAGGCCCTGCAGGAGCAACCGGACCAATTGGATTAACAGGCCCTACCGGAGCAATAGGACCTATTGGTCCTCAAGGATTAGTAGGCCCTGCAGGAGCAACGGGTCCCATCGGATTAACAGGCCCAGCAGGGCCGCAGGGTTTAGTTGGAGCAACTGGACCAATAGGCCAAGCCGGAGCGACCGGACCAATCGGATTGACAGGTCCAGCAGGTCCGCAGGGATTAGTTGGGCCCGCTGGAGCAACCGGACCAATAGGACTAACCGGTCCTACCGGAGCAACTGGACCAATCGGATTGACAGGTCCAGCAGGTCCGCAGGGATTAGTTGGGCCAGCCGGAGCAACAGGAGCAGTTGGACCCATAGGCCCTGCAGGAGCTCCTGGTAGTCAAGGCCCCGTGGGCGCAACCGGTCCTGCCGGACCAATCGGACCCATTGGCCCAGCTGGGCCTGCAGGTGAACTTACTGGCGTAGCAGGCGGAGATTTGAGTGGAAATTATCCAAACCCATTGGTAAAAGGCATCCAAAACATTGCAGTTGCTGCTACTGCCCCTGTTAATGGTCAGGTTTTAAAATATAACGGAACAAACTGGGCTCCAGGCTCCGATGCAGGAGGTTCGTTAACACTTCCCTTTGCTGCTACAGAAAACTCGGCAACAACCTTATTTTCGATTACCAACAATGGTGATGGAACATCAGTTGAAGGAATAAATAATACAACAAGCTCCAGTATTGCAGCTGTGAGGGGTATTGTAAGTTCAACTGCACCTGGAGGCTTTTCTTCTGCTGTTCGCGGTATCAACAATGGTACTGGCGGCTTGGGGGTCGGAATGTGGGGAAGCCATAATGGAAGTGGCTGGGGCGTTTATGGCGTTACACCATCAGGTATTGGCGTTTACGGAAATTCGAGCGGTGCAGGCTATGGTATATACGCCAATAGCAATACCGGCATAGGTTTAAATGCCACATCTACCAACGGAACTGCAGCAAACATTGCCATCTCAAACAATGCCAACGCAAACAACGCATTAACGGTTAACACATTGGGTAACGGAAGGGTAATTGACGCTTCAACATCAGGCAGTGGCGAAGGTATCAGAAGTACCAGTGGCAACGGCTTAGCAATACATGGAATTACAAGCAGTCAGTCTTCTGCAGGTATCTTTGGAGATAATAGTGGCGGAGGTGAGGCGGTTGTTGGCCGTACCACCAGTAATATTGCCGGGGCAGTTGTTGGAAGAAACGATGGTGGCGGTTTTGGGGTACGTGGTTTTATTTCCACGAGTACTGCAAATACTGGCGTTGGAGTTCAGGGTGAAGTTGGTAACAATGGAAGTACAGGTAGAGCGGGTCGTTTTGTCAATACCAACGCAACCAATATTGCAGCCAATACATTAGAGGTATTATCGAATGGCAATGGTAATATACCAGATAATACACTTGGAAATGCCGCTTCATTTAAATTAGACAATACAAATAGTGTTGGTGCAGCCGTACGTGGTGAGGTAAATACCATATTTGGTAATTTTGGCGCAGCAGCTATCTTTGGTGTATCATCAGGCACCGGAGGCAGAGCAGGCTTGTTCTATGCCTCTAACCCTTCAGGCAATGGTGCAGCACTTATAGCACTAACCGATGGCAATGGTAATGCTGTTACCGCCAATGCAGGTAAAAATGGTAATGCTGTTGAGGCCAATGTTGATGGAACAGGAGATGCTGTATATGGTTGGGTTCCAACATTTGGTACAGGACGTGCTGCGCATTTCGAAAACTTTAACACAACAAATACAAAAGATGTTTTAACTGTAAGAACTGTTGCTAATGGTATAGCAGGTAACTTTAAAGTTGATCTGGTAACAGGTATCTCTCCTGCGGTAAAAGGGGAAGTAAATTCTCAGTTTGCCAATTTCGGCACAGCCGGCGTTTATGGACTTTCGTCAGGTACAGGTGGTTATGCAGGATTGTTTTATGCGTCAAATCCTGCTGGTAACGGGCCAGCACTTATAGCATTGACTGAAGGGAATGGAAATGGGATTACCGCCAATGCAGGTAAAAATGGCGATGGTATTGAAGCCACAGCTGATGGAACCGGTAACGCCGTATATGGATGGACGCCCAATTTTGGTACTGGAAGAGCAGCCCGTTTTGCAAATTTTAATGCTGCAAATGGTCTACCTACAGTTCATATATCTAACATAGGTACCGGAACAACAATATTAGCCAACCATACTGGTCCATCAGGAGATCTTTTTATCGGCCAAAGTGCCAGCCTAAATGTGGCCAGAATTAACAAAGCAGGCCGTGGTTTCTTTAATGGCGGTACAGTTAACAGCGGCGCCGATTTAGCGGAAGCATTTGATGTAAGCGGTGAAGTAAAAGATTTTGAACCGGGTGATATTTTAATTATCTCCGTTGATAAGGACAGAGCTGTCGAAAAATCAAATGGTGCTTACTCTAATTTAGTGGCTGGAGTTTATGCTACCAAGCCTGGGGTTTTATTAACTGAAGAAAACATCGATTCGGAACTTTTGGATAAAGTGCCAATGGGTGTAATCGGTGTAATCCCTACCAAGGTCTGTTTAGAGGGTGGCCCGATTAAAAGAGGCGATATGCTGGTAACCTCGTCACAGAGCGGGGTTGCGATGAAAGCAGATTTAAATAAAGTTAAAGTTGGGCAGGTTTTAGGAAAAGCCTTACAGGATTTTAACCAACCAACAGTATCAAAAATTAAAGTATTAGTCAGTATTAAATAA